One window of Nakaseomyces glabratus chromosome A, complete sequence genomic DNA carries:
- the YPR1 gene encoding trifunctional aldehyde reductase/carbonyl reductase (NADPH)/glucose 1-dehydrogenase (NADP(+)) YPR1 (CAGL0A02816g~Putative 2-methylbutyraldehyde reductase; gene is upregulated in azole-resistant strain), whose protein sequence is MSLKNSTATLKLNTGAEIPVVGLGTWRSAANDGYDSVLAALKLGYRHIDAAAIYGNEDQVGRAIKDSGVPRQEIFITTKLWGTEHRNPAKALDSSLKRLGLDYVDLYLMHWPVALKAHGSEEKDLLNIPKKPDGKTDIDIEDWDFIKTWELMQELPKTGKTKAIGVSNFSINNLKALKNSPKFNTVPAANQVEIHPLFPQTELIEYCKSENILIEAYSPFGSADAPVLKEPELHKLAEKYNISTAQLIISWSVQRGYVVLPKSVHAERIEANLKVLTLKDEDMETITNLSKVKGEKRLVQLDWSPFPTFE, encoded by the coding sequence ATGTCTCTGAAGAACTCTACTGCCACTTTGAAGCTAAACACCGGTGCTGAAATCCCAGTTGTCGGACTGGGTACCTGGAGGTCTGCTGCCAACGATGGTTACGATTCTGTTCTAGCTGCCTTGAAGCTGGGTTACAGACATATCGATGCTGCTGCCATCTATGGTAACGAGGACCAAGTTGGGAGAGCCATTAAGGACTCTGGTGTGCCAAGacaagaaatatttatcaCAACGAAACTATGGGGTACCGAACATAGAAACCCAGCCAAAGCTCTGGACTCCTCTTTGAAAAGGCTGGGGTTGGACTATGTTGATTTGTATTTGATGCATTGGCCGGTTGCTCTTAAGGCCCATGGCTCTGAGGAGAAGGACTTGCTCAACATTCCAAAAAAACCAGATGGCAAGACTGATATTGACATCGAGGATTGGGATTTCATCAAGACTTGGGAATTAATGCAGGAGCTACCAAAAACTGGTAAAACCAAGGCAATTGGTGTCTCCAACTTTTCTATAAATAATCTGAAGGCGTTGAAAAACTCTCCAAAGTTCAACACTGTTCCAGCCGCTAACCAGGTTGAAATTCATCCATTATTTCCACAAACCGAATTGATCGAATACTGTAAGAGTGAAAATATCCTGATTGAAGCCTACTCTCCATTTGGTAGTGCAGATGCCCCAGTTTTAAAGGAACCAGAATTACACAAACTTGCTGAGAAATACAATATTAGCACTGCCCAACTAATCATCAGCTGGAGTGTACAAAGGGGTTACGTTGTTCTTCCAAAATCTGTGCATGCAGAGAGAATTGAAGCCAACTTGAAGGTATTAACCCTGAAGGATGAAGACATGGAAACCATTACCAACTTGTCCAAAGTCAAAGGTGAAAAGAGATTGGTACAACTGGACTGGTCACCTTTCCCTACATTTGAATAG
- the ESC2 gene encoding Esc2p (CAGL0A02706g~Ortholog(s) have role in chromatin silencing at silent mating-type cassette, double-strand break repair via homologous recombination, intra-S DNA damage checkpoint and mitotic sister chromatid cohesion, more) → MDFSDEDSDEFFMGTSEDVEERLQQAMASRAPQAPNAEPAPVQEPHAEAEAELEPEAEGPSQEQVRGQDVVVIEGDTEGSGSEGSSDSEGSSDSGAQDTYRGDKEYEVRTRSGMKRARTVEDENDLFFQSIAKRSQSLPVQDGSGAVRQDKVYYVQFISHVDGTKGKSVQVKALGSHPFSKLVAAALSGLMRAHRLPSVMRPLYQPESVVSYWNRAKVLGFMTCDTLRVPQRYGSDYLEIQLVPVKEEAQYLEQEVFEEPERAPTPEEDAEEEFERELRDAKEVRAPVVDLESEEVLRVALQGQDNKKVYVNVKPTTTFARMIEYYRTQKQLPRSTQITLALDDEPLDPHATVKSQDIEDEDMLEVRLS, encoded by the coding sequence ATGGATTTCAGCGACGAGGACTCTGACGAGTTCTTCATGGGGACTTCCGAGGACGTGGAGGAGCGGTTGCAGCAGGCGATGGCCTCGCGGGCGCCGCAAGCACCGAATGCAGAACCAGCACCAGTACAAGAGCCACATGCAGAAGCAGAAGCAGAACTAGAGCCAGAAGCAGAAGGACCGTCACAGGAGCAAGTGCGAGGGCAGGATGTGGTGGTTATAGAAGGGGACACAGAGGGGAGTGGATCGGAGGGCTCGAGCGACAGCGAAGGCTCGAGCGACAGCGGTGCACAGGACACATACCGCGGAGATAAAGAGTACGAGGTGCGTACGCGGTCTGGGATGAAGCGTGCACGCACGGTGGAGGACGAGAACGACCTGTTCTTCCAGAGCATTGCGAAGCGGAGCCAGAGTCTGCCGGTGCAGGACGGTTCTGGTGCAGTGCGGCAGGACAAGGTGTACTATGTGCAGTTTATATCGCATGTGGACGGCACGAAGGGGAAGTCAGTGCAGGTGAAGGCGCTGGGGAGCCACCCGTTCTCGAAGCTTGTAGCTGCGGCGCTGAGCGGACTCATGCGGGCGCACAGGCTGCCCTCGGTGATGAGGCCGCTGTACCAGCCGGAGAGCGTCGTGAGCTACTGGAACCGGGCGAAAGTGCTGGGGTTCATGACCTGCGATACGCTGCGGGTGCCGCAGCGGTACGGCAGCGACTACCTGGAGATCCAGCTGGTGCCCGTGAAGGAGGAAGCGCAGTACCTGGAGCAAGAAGTATTCGAGGAGCCAGAGCGTGCGCCCACGCCGGAAGAGGACGCCGAAGAGGAGTTTGAACGGGAGCTGCGCGACGCCAAGGAGGTCAGGGCACCCGTGGTGGACCTCGAGTCCGAGGAAGTGCTCCGGGTGGCACTGCAAGGCCAAGACAACAAGAAAGTGTACGTGAACGTGAAGCCCACGACCACGTTCGCCCGCATGATCGAGTACTACCGCACGCAGAAACAGCTGCCGCGAAGCACACAGATAACACTGGCACTCGACGACGAGCCACTAGACCCACACGCCACGGTCAAGTCCCAGGATATAGAGGACGAGGACATGCTGGAGGTAAGATTATCGTAA
- the TFC6 gene encoding transcription factor TFIIIC subunit TFC6 (CAGL0A02695g~Ortholog(s) have RNA polymerase III type 1 promoter sequence-specific DNA binding, RNA polymerase III type 2 promoter sequence-specific DNA binding, chromatin insulator sequence binding and tDNA binding, more) translates to MDKKRGRGRPRKHAIDETASESIAVAALKSMEGAVANASTAKGKGTAKDEGAGRKLRRRGRPRKVVEAAAVTPIDDAAAAGAAGAAAVDDAVIDAKLKDDDGDEEYVHQEDDGDDGDDGDDGDDYVDGDDAIDVEFQPRAKKQKKVRILSKKRGIASTLLQKGRIIRTLKDLSSARDKIERIYGLDRAKLLKLAIVKECFENDLFNVRQETIEPTSPFWFESKHSSELPNAGRDLQDDIAHIWASMDAHPAQFGAVSEKEYNALFKVRAEPIDCQIGETGISLSAGQKAELPVLPTYQRYGLVYNAGAFVTDMAWHTTKRGDEQVQYLVLALSQYGQEPDDKHLRMFGKEEHIACLQVFRFDPHTLSLEKIHDILHPYGEVWDLKWHEALDQTEDTIGALFFACQEGTVRSLNIPTTASEEPVLCQATNIALGVKGNCVTTFDFVSVSRVICGFQNGYVAEFDLCDTQALQRPSYYLQVCSTYISTIVTAHSEFEASTIGAVSLDGYFYIFDPASIHTSKVKTSRYRGGNQFPIVYMPKLYSFFCTDGANIVRAVPPRASFAQHSMGSMPTTVTALSASTLHPMLLSGLSSGGLYITNAVRRLLTGVKNVASVGRTLRLWKWDYNPSADQYRLDPNYEVEKAGGGEISTIELDAPQVAITATKWNESTECGRFYSFSISAGIVTIERIGEK, encoded by the coding sequence ATGGACAAGAAGAGGGGCAGAGGCAGGCCTCGCAAACATGCCATTGATGAGACGGCCAGCGAGAGTATAGCTGTGGCGGCGCTGAAGAGCATGGAAGGTGCGGTCGCCAACGCCAGCACTGCCAAGGGTAAGGGCACTGCCAAGGATGAAGGTGCCGGGCGTAAGTTGAGGAGGCGTGGGAGGCCACGGAAGGTTGTGGAAGCGGCTGCAGTGACGCCAATTGACGatgctgctgctgctggcGCCGCTGGCGCTGCTGCGGTTGACGACGCTGTGATAGACGCCAAGCTTAAAGACGATGACGGCGACGAGGAGTACGTGCACCAGGAAGACGACGGTGACGACGGCGACGATGGCGATGAtggcgacgactatgtaGATGGAGACGATGCAATTGACGTTGAGTTTCAGCCCAGGGCcaagaaacagaagaaagTGAGGATTTTATCGAAAAAGAGAGGCATCGCGTCTACGCTGCTGCAGAAAGGCAGGATCATCAGGACTTTGAAGGACCTGTCCTCCGCCAGGGACAAGATCGAGAGGATCTACGGCCTGGATCGGGCCAAGCTGTTGAAGCTGGCCATTGTCAAGGAATGCTTCGAGAACGATTTGTTCAACGTAAGACAGGAAACCATTGAGCCCACATCGCCTTTCTGGTTTGAATCAAAGCACAGCAGCGAGTTGCCAAACGCTGGTAGAGATTTACAGGACGATATTGCACATATTTGGGCATCCATGGATGCACACCCAGCACAGTTTGGTGCTGTTTCAGAGAAAGAGTACAATGCCCTCTTTAAAGTGAGAGCAGAGCCCATTGATTGTCAAATTGGAGAAACTGGTATCTCTCTATCTGCAGGTCAGAAAGCAGAACTCCCTGTGCTCCCTACTTATCAACGCTACGGGCTAGTATACAACGCTGGGGCTTTTGTCACCGACATGGCCTGGCACACCACCAAGAGAGGCGACGAGCAGGTTCAGTACCTAGTGTTGGCACTTTCTCAGTACGGCCAGGAGCCAGATGATAAGCATTTGCGGATGTTTGGTAAAGAAGAGCATATTGCGTGCTTGCAGGTGTTTAGATTTGATCCGCACACTCTCTCGCTTGAGAAAATACATGATATCTTACATCCGTATGGAGAAGTATGGGATTTGAAGTGGCACGAGGCTCTTGATCAGACTGAAGACACGATTGGCGCCTTATTCTTTGCTTGTCAAGAGGGTACAGTGAGGTCCTTGAATATCCCTACAACAGCTAGTGAGGAGCCTGTTCTTTGCCAAGCCACAAATATTGCACTGGGGGTTAAGGGCAACTGTGTGACGACGTTTGATTTTGTTAGCGTGAGCCGAGTTATATGTGGGTTCCAAAACGGTTACGTTGCGGAGTTTGACCTTTGCGATACACAGGCGTTGCAAAGGCCCTCGTATTATTTGCAAGTATGCTCCACCTACATATCGACCATAGTCACAGCGCACTCGGAGTTTGAAGCTAGCACCATCGGTGCGGTTTCGCTAGACGGGTATTTCTACATATTTGACCCTGCCAGCATACACACCTCTAAAGTGAAGACGAGTAGGTATCGTGGTGGTAACCAGTTCCCGATAGTATACATGCCGAAGCTGTATAGTTTCTTCTGCACAGACGGTGCCAACATCGTTCGTGCGGTCCCACCGCGTGCCTCGTTCGCACAGCACTCAATGGGGTCCATGCCCACCACAGTGACAGCACTGTCGGCGTCGACACTACACCCCATGTTGCTCAGTGGGCTCAGCTCCGGCGGACTGTACATCACAAACGCCGTGAGGCGGTTGCTGACGGGTGTTAAGAACGTCGCCAGCGTCGGGCGGACTCTACGGTTGTGGAAGTGGGACTACAACCCTTCTGCGGACCAGTACCGCCTGGATCCTAACTACGAGGTGGAGAAAGCCGGCGGCGGGGAGATTAGCACCATCGAGCTGGACGCCCCACAGGTGGCCATCACCGCTACCAAGTGGAACGAGTCCACGGAGTGCGGCAGGTTCTACAGCTTCTCCATCAGCGCTGGTATTGTAACAATAGAGAGAATCGGTGAGAAGTAG
- the KEI1 gene encoding Kei1p (CAGL0A02794g~Ortholog(s) have inositol phosphoceramide synthase regulator activity, role in inositolphosphoceramide metabolic process and inositol phosphoceramide synthase complex, integral component of Golgi membrane localization), with amino-acid sequence MRLNKISFPKSFFGFLPLYLGVEIVLGITILNKCSGAYGILALFTGHPLDYMQWISYLWSVFTLIVFSQGLFMIHKPKLIVFSQILVYFTADTVLTCFFTLWFSAQWFQSANEEKHETSAPVGVSQNYRRSTDLASQGASERYEYTVTMLFTLVTLMFRMYFNFILASFVQELLRHPKYMVDQDDVEQDLKNKSAIKRWWIKSQKFCYKLCRHTLQ; translated from the exons ATGAGACTGAATAAAATCTCTTTTCCAAAG TCGTTCTTTGGATTTCTACCACTTTACCTTGGTGTTGAGATTGTGCTTGGTATCACAATATTGAATAAATGCAGTGGTGCGTATGGTATTCTTGCTCTATTTACGGGGCATCCGCTGGATTACATGCAGTGGATCTCGTACCTGTGGTCGGTGTTTACCTTAATAGTGTTTTCGCAGGGCTTGTTCATGATCCACAAGCCAAAACTTATAGTATTTTCCCAGATTTTGGTTTACTTCACCGCAGACACTGTGCTGACCTGTTTCTTTACACTATGGTTCTCTGCCCAGTGGTTCCAAAGCGCTAACGAGGAGAAACACGAAACGTCTGCTCCTGTTGGTGTCAGCCAGAATTACAGGAGAAGCACCGACCTTGCGAGCCAAGGTGCCTCGGAAAGGTATGAGTACACTGTCACAATGCTGTTCACACTGGTGACGTTGATGTTCCGTATGTACTTCAACTTCATCCTGGCATCCTTTGTCCAGGAACTACTGCGCCATCCAAAATACATGGTTGACCAGGACGATGTCGAACAGGACCTCAAGAACAAGTCTGCAATTAAGAGATGGTGGATAAAATCCCAGAAATTTTGCTACAAACTGTGCAGACATACTCTCCAGTAA
- the RPT5 gene encoding proteasome regulatory particle base subunit RPT5 (CAGL0A02750g~Ortholog(s) have cytosol, proteasome regulatory particle, base subcomplex localization), producing the protein MSTLEELDVEDGLDQEILGLSAQELQTRSKLLDNEIRIFRSELQRLSHENNVMLEKIKDNKEKIKNNRKLPYLVANIVEVMDMDEIEDKENSESATQGGNVNLDNTANGKAAVIKTSSRQTVFLPMVGLVDPDKLKPNDLVGVNKDSYLILDTLPSEFDSRVKAMEVDEKPTETYSDVGGLDKQIEELVEAIVLPMKRADKFKELGIRAPKGALMYGPPGTGKTLLARACAAQTNATFLKLAAPQLVQMFIGEGAKLVRDAFALAKEKAPAIIFIDELDAIGTKRFDSEKSGDREVQRTMLELLNQLDGFSSDDRVKVLAATNRVDVLDPALLRSGRLDRKIEFPLPTEDSRAQILQIHSRKMTTDDDINWQELARSTDEFNGAQLKAVTVEAGMLALRNGQSSVKHEDFVEAIGEVQARKSKSVSFYA; encoded by the coding sequence ATGAGTACTTTAGAGGAATTGGATGTTGAAGACGGGCTGGACCAGGAGATTCTGGGGCTTTCGGCGCAGGAGCTGCAGACGAGGAGCAAGCTGCTGGACAACGAGATCCGTATCTTCCGGTCTGAGTTGCAGCGGTTGTCGCACGAGAACAATGTGATGCTGGAGAAGATCAAGGACAACAAGGAGaagatcaagaacaacCGGAAGCTGCCATACCTGGTGGCGAATATCGTTGAGGTCATGGACATGGATGAGATTGAGGACAAGGAGAACAGCGAGTCTGCGACGCAAGGTGGCAATGTTAACCTGGACAACACGGCCAACGGGAAGGCCGCTGTGATAAAGACCTCCTCGAGGCAGACGGTGTTCCTGCCCATGGTTGGCCTGGTAGACCCCGACAAGCTGAAACCGAACGATCTTGTGGGTGTGAACAAGGACTCGTACTTGATCCTGGACACGCTGCCTTCGGAGTTCGACTCGCGTGTGAAGGCCATGGAGGTCGACGAGAAGCCCACGGAGACTTACTCTGACGTCGGTGGTCTGGACAAGCAGATCGAGGAGCTGGTAGAGGCCATCGTGCTGCCAATGAAGCGTGCCgacaaattcaaagaactGGGTATAAGGGCACCAAAGGGTGCGCTGATGTACGGTCCACCAGGTACCGGTAAGACCTTGTTAGCCCGTGCCTGTGCGGCTCAGACAAATGCCACTTTCTTGAAACTGGCCGCCCCACAGCTGGTGCAGATGTTCATCGGTGAAGGTGCAAAATTAGTCCGTGACGCGTTCGCCCTGGCAAAGGAGAAGGCGCCAGCTATCATCTTTATCGATGAACTGGACGCCATCGGTACAAAACGTTTCGATTCTGAAAAGTCGGGTGATAGAGAAGTGCAAAGAACTATGTTGGAGCTTTTGAACCAGCTGGATGGTTTCAGTTCGGATGACCGTGTCAAAGTGCTAGCAGCCACAAACAGAGTAGACGTGTTGGATCCAGCGCTGCTGAGATCCGGAAGACTGGATAGAAAGATCGAATTCCCATTACCAACAGAGGACTCAAGAGCCCAAATTCTACAGATCCATTCCAGAAAAATGACTACAGATGATGACATCAACTGGCAAGAACTAGCAAGATCTACAGACGAATTCAACGGTGCTCAACTGAAAGCTGTCACCGTCGAAGCCGGTATGCTAGCATTAAGAAATGGTCAATCATCGGTGAAACATGAAGACTTTGTAGAGGCAATTGGTGAAGTTCAAGCTAGAAAATCAAAGTCTGTTTCCTTCTATGCCTAG
- the CDC40 gene encoding Cdc40p (CAGL0A02772g~Ortholog(s) have second spliceosomal transesterification activity and role in generation of catalytic spliceosome for second transesterification step, mRNA 3'-splice site recognition, mRNA branch site recognition) produces the protein MDLLAHYSDSSDELSDQEVVAKPVAEESFDKNGKRKFKFSKAELKRRRKQRKGDGPWGSWDVEVDQKTVQDIDDGGAHDLFDSDHDQETANGPTKLLNEKSTFYGRKERDYQGRSYLHPPADVDVDFKRTQFKCYLPKKVIYRYKGHHNGTTSLRLLPGTGHLILSGGNDNTVKLWDFYHDRKCLRDFVGHSKPIKTLDFTSDSSQFLSGSYDQQVKIWDTETGKVTKRLNTYSTPNSAEFRPTSGNEFVVGLSSSKIKHYDTRVSEKDGLVQVYDHHLSSILAIKYFPDGSKFISSSEDKTLRIWNNQVNIPIKQISDTTQHSMPYIGIHPEHNYFSTQSMDSVIYSYSMKPKYKMHPNKKFKGHNSAGYGIGLTFSPDGRFLCSGDARGQLFLWDWNTNRKLCDLKLPTKSPITQVSWHPKETSKVICSGPDGRIFVLD, from the coding sequence ATGGATTTATTAGCGCATTATAGTGATAGTTCTGATGAGTTGTCGGATCAAGAAGTAGTGGCTAAGCCGGTAGCTGAGGAAAGTTTCGacaaaaatggaaagaGAAAGTTCAAGTTCTCAAAAGCTGAGTTGAAACGCAGACGTAAGCAGAGGAAAGGTGATGGACCGTGGGGTTCATGGGATGTTGAAGTGGACCAGAAGACGGTACAGGATATAGATGATGGTGGGGCGCACGACCTTTTTGATAGCGACCACGACCAAGAAACTGCTAACGGCCCTACAAAATTGCTGAATGAAAAGTCTACTTTCTATGGTAGGAAGGAGCGTGACTATCAAGGTAGGTCTTACCTTCACCCACCTGCGGATGTAGATGTGGATTTCAAACGCACACAATTTAAATGCTATTTGCCAAAGAAGGTGATTTATCGTTACAAAGGGCATCATAATGGTACTACATCGTTAAGGCTACTACCTGGTACTGGACATCTCATTTTATCGGGAGGAAACGATAATACTGTTAAGTTGTGGGATTTTTACCATGATCGGAAATGTCTTCGGGATTTTGTAGGCCATTCCAAGCCTATCAAGACTTTGGACTTCACTAGCGACTCCTCACAATTCTTGAGTGGTTCATATGACCAACAGGTCAAAATCTGGGATACTGAGACTGGTAAAGTGACCAAACGATTGAATACATACTCTACACCGAATAGTGCCGAATTCAGACCGACGAGTGGAAATGAGTTTGTTGTCGGCTTATCTAGCAGTAAGATTAAGCATTACGATACCAGGGTATCAGAAAAGGACGGATTGGTGCAGGTTTATGACCACCACTTAAGCAGCATATTGGCAATAAAGTATTTTCCTGATGGTTCTAAGTTTATTTCTTCCTCCGAAGATAAGACGTTGCGTATATGGAACAACCAAGTTAATATTCCGATTAAACAGATCAGTGATACCACCCAGCATTCTATGCCATATATTGGCATTCATCCAGAACACAATTACTTCTCAACGCAAAGTATGGATAGCGTAATTTACTCTTATAGCATGAAGCCAAAGTATAAAATGCACCCAAATAAGAAGTTCAAAGGTCACAATTCCGCTGGATACGGTATTGGACTGACATTCTCACCGGATGGAAGATTTTTGTGCTCAGGTGATGCCAGAGGTCAATTGTTTCTCTGGGATTGGAATACAAATAGGAAACTTTGTGACCTAAAACTGCCTACTAAGTCACCTATCACTCAGGTTAGTTGGCATCCCAAGGAAACAAGTAAAGTAATATGCTCTGGGCCTGATGGTCGTATATTTGTTCTTGATTGA
- the SEM1 gene encoding proteasome regulatory particle lid subunit SEM1 (CAGL0A02728g~Ortholog(s) have role in SAGA complex localization to transcription regulatory region, exocytosis, filamentous growth, histone deubiquitination and mRNA export from nucleus, more) gives MDEKNVEERRTLEEDDEFEDFPVDTWGDKDTVASTSATNGTSATNGTSATNGIGGTSGTNGKRNIIWEENWDDVEADDDFTQELRAELQK, from the coding sequence ATGGACGAGAAGAACGTTGAAGAGCGGAGGACGCTAGAGGAGGACGACGAGTTTGAGGACTTCCCTGTGGATACGTGGGGGGACAAGGACACAGTGGCCAGCACCAGCGCCACCAATGGCACTAGTGCCACCAATGGCACTAGTGCCACCAACGGCATTGGTGGCACCAGTGGCACCAATGGCAAGCGCAACATCATATGGGAGGAGAACTGGGACGACGTGGAGGCAGACGACGACTTCACACAGGAGCTGCGGGCAGAGCTGCAGAAGTAA